One genomic segment of Pongo pygmaeus isolate AG05252 chromosome 19, NHGRI_mPonPyg2-v2.0_pri, whole genome shotgun sequence includes these proteins:
- the SPEM1 gene encoding spermatid maturation protein 1 isoform X1 — translation MAMAERPRPEWASYHNCNSNSCQDLGNSVLLLLGLIICVNISINIVTLLWSRFRGVLYQVFHDTICEKEAPKSSSLGKQTQPPKKQSSPAVHLRCTMDPVKMTVTPPPARHHRRRGSPTCCAHCPVAWAPDTDDEKPHQYPAICSYHWDGPEDWEGFQHTQGTWVPWTQDALEPPPQTIRFQPTVEERPLKTGIRSELGLRAYVYPVNPPPPSPEAPSHKNGGEGAVPEAEVAQYQPVPAPILGPAVIPEFSRRRSSGRIVYDARDVRRRLRELTREVEALSHCYPLASGSSTAEETSKNWVYRSLTGK, via the exons ATGGCCATGGCTGAGCGGCCGAGGCCCGAGTGGGCCTCGTATCACAACTGCAACAGCAACAGCTGCCAGGACCTGGGCAACTCTGTCCTGTTGCTGCTGGGCCTCATCATCTGCGTTAACATTAGCATCAATATAGTGACCCTG CTCTGGAGCCGATTCCGTGGTGTCTTATACCAAGTGTTCCATGATACCATTTGTGAGAAAG AAGCTCCCAAGTCATCCTCACTCGGAAAGCAGACCCAGCCCCCTAAGAAGCAGAGTTCCCCTGCAGTCCATCTTCGGTGCACCATGGACCCTGTGAAGATGACTGTGACCCCACCCCCAGCTCGCCACCATCGCCGTCGAGGCTCTCCCACATGCTGTGCTCACTGCCCAGTAGCTTGGGCTCCTGACACTGATGACGAGAAGCCCCATCAGTACCCAGCCATCTGCTCCTACCACTGGGATGGCCCCGAGGACTGGGAAGGCTTCCAACACACTCAGGGGACCTGGGTTCCCTGGACTCAGGATGCCCTGGAGCCCCCTCCCCAGACCATCCGCTTCCAGCCTACCGTAGAGGAAAGACCCCTCAAAACAGGCATACGGTCCGAGCTGGGCCTAAGGGCCTATGTGTATCCCGTGaaccccccacctcccagccctgAGGCTCCTAGCCACAAGAACGGTGGGGAAGGGGCAGTGCCAGAGGCAGAGGTGGCTCAGTACCAGCCTGTCCCAGCTCCCATCCTGGGCCCAGCAGTCATCCCTGAATTTTCCCGGCGCCGCTCCTCAGGCCGAATAGTGTATGATGCCCGGGATGTGAGGCGGCGGCTTCGGGAActgacccgggaggtggaggccctgTCCCACTGCTACCCCCTGGCCTCTGGATCCAGCACTGCTGAGGAGACAAGCAAGAATTGGGTGTACCGTTCCCTAACTGGGAAGtga
- the SPEM1 gene encoding spermatid maturation protein 1 isoform X2, whose product MPVGAGLPASLTSPPSTEAPKSSSLGKQTQPPKKQSSPAVHLRCTMDPVKMTVTPPPARHHRRRGSPTCCAHCPVAWAPDTDDEKPHQYPAICSYHWDGPEDWEGFQHTQGTWVPWTQDALEPPPQTIRFQPTVEERPLKTGIRSELGLRAYVYPVNPPPPSPEAPSHKNGGEGAVPEAEVAQYQPVPAPILGPAVIPEFSRRRSSGRIVYDARDVRRRLRELTREVEALSHCYPLASGSSTAEETSKNWVYRSLTGK is encoded by the coding sequence ATGCCTGTAGGAGCTGGCCTCCCCGCTAGTCTCACCTCTCCCCCATCCACAGAAGCTCCCAAGTCATCCTCACTCGGAAAGCAGACCCAGCCCCCTAAGAAGCAGAGTTCCCCTGCAGTCCATCTTCGGTGCACCATGGACCCTGTGAAGATGACTGTGACCCCACCCCCAGCTCGCCACCATCGCCGTCGAGGCTCTCCCACATGCTGTGCTCACTGCCCAGTAGCTTGGGCTCCTGACACTGATGACGAGAAGCCCCATCAGTACCCAGCCATCTGCTCCTACCACTGGGATGGCCCCGAGGACTGGGAAGGCTTCCAACACACTCAGGGGACCTGGGTTCCCTGGACTCAGGATGCCCTGGAGCCCCCTCCCCAGACCATCCGCTTCCAGCCTACCGTAGAGGAAAGACCCCTCAAAACAGGCATACGGTCCGAGCTGGGCCTAAGGGCCTATGTGTATCCCGTGaaccccccacctcccagccctgAGGCTCCTAGCCACAAGAACGGTGGGGAAGGGGCAGTGCCAGAGGCAGAGGTGGCTCAGTACCAGCCTGTCCCAGCTCCCATCCTGGGCCCAGCAGTCATCCCTGAATTTTCCCGGCGCCGCTCCTCAGGCCGAATAGTGTATGATGCCCGGGATGTGAGGCGGCGGCTTCGGGAActgacccgggaggtggaggccctgTCCCACTGCTACCCCCTGGCCTCTGGATCCAGCACTGCTGAGGAGACAAGCAAGAATTGGGTGTACCGTTCCCTAACTGGGAAGtga
- the SPEM2 gene encoding uncharacterized protein SPEM2 isoform X2 — translation MENQLWHNTLKCCNQYQESPHDAEDILFLLLGLIVLVNIGINVATMMWHGLQNALDKMIDWATQKNEIQTSESPPSGAPDKAQDVHIHCILDPVQVKMSRPTQYSSFSCHHFSNHHSSGLPRCLRRRRRHRRHRRCRCRCRNHQQRPQNYRKIPYSRSVFCNPRRSQKMSQLHRAPFFDQEDPDSYLEEEDNLPFPYPKYPRGSWGGFYQRAGLPSNVGLWGRQGSVLASLPPPSIYLSPELRCMPKRVEAKSELRLQSYGRHDSQSRLWGNVEAEQWASSPPPPHRLPPNPSWVPAGHSPYPSVGWILYDSWDQWHRGMEGFERPPALVSRNARPEAQGCWEHHSPQSHRQSLLGHAYGQSHRSPHPSTEPLGYSSRDPHEVRRRAADWAEALPARRPLTTSASLTVLGEASHQRTPAPSSVLVPHSSQPRPKVQAADPAPPPTMFVPLSRNPGGNANYQVYDSLELKRQVQESGARSSSLPPASTSTLRPSLHRSQTEKLN, via the exons ATGGAAAACCAGCTATGGCATAACACCCTGAAATGTTGCAATCAATATCAAGAAAGCCCCCATGATGCCGAGGACATCTTGTTCCTGCTGCTGGGCCTCATCGTTCTTGTCAACATTGGCATCAACGTGGCAACTATG ATGTGGCATGGACTCCAGAATGCCTTAGACAAGATGATTGATTGGGCTACTCAGAAAA ATGAAATTCAGACCAGCGAAAGTCCCCCCAGTGGTGCCCCAGACAAGGCTCAGGATGTCCACATCCACTGCATCCTGGACCCTGTGCAGGTGAAGATGTCCCGACCCACGCAGTActcctctttctcctgccaccattTCTCCAACCATCACAGCAGCGGTCTTCCTCGTTGTCTtcgtcgccgccgccgccaccgccgccaccGCCGTTGTCGCTGTCGCTGCCGCAACCACCAGCAGCGGCCGCAGAACTACAGAAAAATCCCCTATAGCCGTTCAGTCTTCTGTAACCCACGTCGCAGCCAAAAGATGTCACAACTACACCGAGCGCCCTTCTTTGATCAGGAGGACCCGGATTCCTACCTGGAGGAAGAGGACAACCTGCCCTTCCCGTATCCCAAGTACCCACGTGGCAGCTGGGGTGGGTTTTATCAGAGAGCGGGCCTGCCCTCCAATGTAGGGCTGTGGGGCCGCCAGGGTAGTGTCCTGGCCAGTCTGCCACCACCCTCTATCTACCTGTCACCTGAGCTGCGCTGCATGCCCAAGCGTGTAGAGGCCAAGTCCGAGCTGAGGCTGCAGTCCTATGGGCGCCACGATTCCCAGTCCCGACTGTGGGGCAATGTGGAGGCTGAGCAGTGGGCCTCTTCTCCACCACCTCCCCACCGGCTGCCCCCTAACCCCTCTTGGGTCCCCGCGGGGCACAGTCCTTACCCCTCAGTGGGCTGGATACTGTATGACTCCTGGGATCAGTGGCATCGTGGCATGGAGGGCTTTGAGCGCCCCCCTGCCTTGGTGTCCCGGAACGCCCGGCCTGAGGCCCAGGGCTGCTGGGAGCACCACTCCCCACAGTCCCACCGGCAGAGCCTGCTTGGTCATGCTTACGGCCAGTCCCACCGCAGCCCCCACCCATCCACGGAACCCTTGGGCTACAGCTCCCGGGACCCCCATGAGGTGCGGCGCCGGGCAGCTGACTGGGCTGAGGCTCTGCCCGCCCGGCGTCCTCTGactacctctgcctccctcacGGTGTTGGGCGAGGCCTCCCACCAACGGACCCCAGCTCCAAGCTCAGTGCTGGTCCCCCATTCCTCCCAGCCCCGGCCCAAAGTCCAGGCTGCAGATCCCGCCCCTCCCCCGACCATGTTCGTCCCACTCAGCCGGAATCCAGGGGGCAATGCCAACTACCAGGTATACGACAGTCTGGAGCTGAAGCGGCAGGTGCAGGAGAGCGGAGCCAGGTCCAGCTCACTGCCACCGGCTTCCACCTCCACCTTGAGGCCCTCTCTGCACAGGAGCCAGACGGAGAAACTCAACTGA
- the SPEM2 gene encoding uncharacterized protein SPEM2 isoform X1, translating to MENQLWHNTLKCCNQYQESPHDAEDILFLLLGLIVLVNIGINVATMVRSRLGRGQGWWRWARRAWPSLSSTLPQMWHGLQNALDKMIDWATQKNEIQTSESPPSGAPDKAQDVHIHCILDPVQVKMSRPTQYSSFSCHHFSNHHSSGLPRCLRRRRRHRRHRRCRCRCRNHQQRPQNYRKIPYSRSVFCNPRRSQKMSQLHRAPFFDQEDPDSYLEEEDNLPFPYPKYPRGSWGGFYQRAGLPSNVGLWGRQGSVLASLPPPSIYLSPELRCMPKRVEAKSELRLQSYGRHDSQSRLWGNVEAEQWASSPPPPHRLPPNPSWVPAGHSPYPSVGWILYDSWDQWHRGMEGFERPPALVSRNARPEAQGCWEHHSPQSHRQSLLGHAYGQSHRSPHPSTEPLGYSSRDPHEVRRRAADWAEALPARRPLTTSASLTVLGEASHQRTPAPSSVLVPHSSQPRPKVQAADPAPPPTMFVPLSRNPGGNANYQVYDSLELKRQVQESGARSSSLPPASTSTLRPSLHRSQTEKLN from the exons ATGGAAAACCAGCTATGGCATAACACCCTGAAATGTTGCAATCAATATCAAGAAAGCCCCCATGATGCCGAGGACATCTTGTTCCTGCTGCTGGGCCTCATCGTTCTTGTCAACATTGGCATCAACGTGGCAACTATG GTGCGGTCTAGATTGGGGCGGGGGCAGGGGTGGTGGCGCTGGGCGCGGAGGGCCTGGCCTTCACTCTCTTCCACCCTGCCCCAGATGTGGCATGGACTCCAGAATGCCTTAGACAAGATGATTGATTGGGCTACTCAGAAAA ATGAAATTCAGACCAGCGAAAGTCCCCCCAGTGGTGCCCCAGACAAGGCTCAGGATGTCCACATCCACTGCATCCTGGACCCTGTGCAGGTGAAGATGTCCCGACCCACGCAGTActcctctttctcctgccaccattTCTCCAACCATCACAGCAGCGGTCTTCCTCGTTGTCTtcgtcgccgccgccgccaccgccgccaccGCCGTTGTCGCTGTCGCTGCCGCAACCACCAGCAGCGGCCGCAGAACTACAGAAAAATCCCCTATAGCCGTTCAGTCTTCTGTAACCCACGTCGCAGCCAAAAGATGTCACAACTACACCGAGCGCCCTTCTTTGATCAGGAGGACCCGGATTCCTACCTGGAGGAAGAGGACAACCTGCCCTTCCCGTATCCCAAGTACCCACGTGGCAGCTGGGGTGGGTTTTATCAGAGAGCGGGCCTGCCCTCCAATGTAGGGCTGTGGGGCCGCCAGGGTAGTGTCCTGGCCAGTCTGCCACCACCCTCTATCTACCTGTCACCTGAGCTGCGCTGCATGCCCAAGCGTGTAGAGGCCAAGTCCGAGCTGAGGCTGCAGTCCTATGGGCGCCACGATTCCCAGTCCCGACTGTGGGGCAATGTGGAGGCTGAGCAGTGGGCCTCTTCTCCACCACCTCCCCACCGGCTGCCCCCTAACCCCTCTTGGGTCCCCGCGGGGCACAGTCCTTACCCCTCAGTGGGCTGGATACTGTATGACTCCTGGGATCAGTGGCATCGTGGCATGGAGGGCTTTGAGCGCCCCCCTGCCTTGGTGTCCCGGAACGCCCGGCCTGAGGCCCAGGGCTGCTGGGAGCACCACTCCCCACAGTCCCACCGGCAGAGCCTGCTTGGTCATGCTTACGGCCAGTCCCACCGCAGCCCCCACCCATCCACGGAACCCTTGGGCTACAGCTCCCGGGACCCCCATGAGGTGCGGCGCCGGGCAGCTGACTGGGCTGAGGCTCTGCCCGCCCGGCGTCCTCTGactacctctgcctccctcacGGTGTTGGGCGAGGCCTCCCACCAACGGACCCCAGCTCCAAGCTCAGTGCTGGTCCCCCATTCCTCCCAGCCCCGGCCCAAAGTCCAGGCTGCAGATCCCGCCCCTCCCCCGACCATGTTCGTCCCACTCAGCCGGAATCCAGGGGGCAATGCCAACTACCAGGTATACGACAGTCTGGAGCTGAAGCGGCAGGTGCAGGAGAGCGGAGCCAGGTCCAGCTCACTGCCACCGGCTTCCACCTCCACCTTGAGGCCCTCTCTGCACAGGAGCCAGACGGAGAAACTCAACTGA
- the SPEM2 gene encoding uncharacterized protein SPEM2 isoform X4: MMWHGLQNALDKMIDWATQKNEIQTSESPPSGAPDKAQDVHIHCILDPVQVKMSRPTQYSSFSCHHFSNHHSSGLPRCLRRRRRHRRHRRCRCRCRNHQQRPQNYRKIPYSRSVFCNPRRSQKMSQLHRAPFFDQEDPDSYLEEEDNLPFPYPKYPRGSWGGFYQRAGLPSNVGLWGRQGSVLASLPPPSIYLSPELRCMPKRVEAKSELRLQSYGRHDSQSRLWGNVEAEQWASSPPPPHRLPPNPSWVPAGHSPYPSVGWILYDSWDQWHRGMEGFERPPALVSRNARPEAQGCWEHHSPQSHRQSLLGHAYGQSHRSPHPSTEPLGYSSRDPHEVRRRAADWAEALPARRPLTTSASLTVLGEASHQRTPAPSSVLVPHSSQPRPKVQAADPAPPPTMFVPLSRNPGGNANYQVYDSLELKRQVQESGARSSSLPPASTSTLRPSLHRSQTEKLN; the protein is encoded by the exons ATG ATGTGGCATGGACTCCAGAATGCCTTAGACAAGATGATTGATTGGGCTACTCAGAAAA ATGAAATTCAGACCAGCGAAAGTCCCCCCAGTGGTGCCCCAGACAAGGCTCAGGATGTCCACATCCACTGCATCCTGGACCCTGTGCAGGTGAAGATGTCCCGACCCACGCAGTActcctctttctcctgccaccattTCTCCAACCATCACAGCAGCGGTCTTCCTCGTTGTCTtcgtcgccgccgccgccaccgccgccaccGCCGTTGTCGCTGTCGCTGCCGCAACCACCAGCAGCGGCCGCAGAACTACAGAAAAATCCCCTATAGCCGTTCAGTCTTCTGTAACCCACGTCGCAGCCAAAAGATGTCACAACTACACCGAGCGCCCTTCTTTGATCAGGAGGACCCGGATTCCTACCTGGAGGAAGAGGACAACCTGCCCTTCCCGTATCCCAAGTACCCACGTGGCAGCTGGGGTGGGTTTTATCAGAGAGCGGGCCTGCCCTCCAATGTAGGGCTGTGGGGCCGCCAGGGTAGTGTCCTGGCCAGTCTGCCACCACCCTCTATCTACCTGTCACCTGAGCTGCGCTGCATGCCCAAGCGTGTAGAGGCCAAGTCCGAGCTGAGGCTGCAGTCCTATGGGCGCCACGATTCCCAGTCCCGACTGTGGGGCAATGTGGAGGCTGAGCAGTGGGCCTCTTCTCCACCACCTCCCCACCGGCTGCCCCCTAACCCCTCTTGGGTCCCCGCGGGGCACAGTCCTTACCCCTCAGTGGGCTGGATACTGTATGACTCCTGGGATCAGTGGCATCGTGGCATGGAGGGCTTTGAGCGCCCCCCTGCCTTGGTGTCCCGGAACGCCCGGCCTGAGGCCCAGGGCTGCTGGGAGCACCACTCCCCACAGTCCCACCGGCAGAGCCTGCTTGGTCATGCTTACGGCCAGTCCCACCGCAGCCCCCACCCATCCACGGAACCCTTGGGCTACAGCTCCCGGGACCCCCATGAGGTGCGGCGCCGGGCAGCTGACTGGGCTGAGGCTCTGCCCGCCCGGCGTCCTCTGactacctctgcctccctcacGGTGTTGGGCGAGGCCTCCCACCAACGGACCCCAGCTCCAAGCTCAGTGCTGGTCCCCCATTCCTCCCAGCCCCGGCCCAAAGTCCAGGCTGCAGATCCCGCCCCTCCCCCGACCATGTTCGTCCCACTCAGCCGGAATCCAGGGGGCAATGCCAACTACCAGGTATACGACAGTCTGGAGCTGAAGCGGCAGGTGCAGGAGAGCGGAGCCAGGTCCAGCTCACTGCCACCGGCTTCCACCTCCACCTTGAGGCCCTCTCTGCACAGGAGCCAGACGGAGAAACTCAACTGA
- the SPEM2 gene encoding uncharacterized protein SPEM2 isoform X3 gives MVRSRLGRGQGWWRWARRAWPSLSSTLPQMWHGLQNALDKMIDWATQKNEIQTSESPPSGAPDKAQDVHIHCILDPVQVKMSRPTQYSSFSCHHFSNHHSSGLPRCLRRRRRHRRHRRCRCRCRNHQQRPQNYRKIPYSRSVFCNPRRSQKMSQLHRAPFFDQEDPDSYLEEEDNLPFPYPKYPRGSWGGFYQRAGLPSNVGLWGRQGSVLASLPPPSIYLSPELRCMPKRVEAKSELRLQSYGRHDSQSRLWGNVEAEQWASSPPPPHRLPPNPSWVPAGHSPYPSVGWILYDSWDQWHRGMEGFERPPALVSRNARPEAQGCWEHHSPQSHRQSLLGHAYGQSHRSPHPSTEPLGYSSRDPHEVRRRAADWAEALPARRPLTTSASLTVLGEASHQRTPAPSSVLVPHSSQPRPKVQAADPAPPPTMFVPLSRNPGGNANYQVYDSLELKRQVQESGARSSSLPPASTSTLRPSLHRSQTEKLN, from the exons ATG GTGCGGTCTAGATTGGGGCGGGGGCAGGGGTGGTGGCGCTGGGCGCGGAGGGCCTGGCCTTCACTCTCTTCCACCCTGCCCCAGATGTGGCATGGACTCCAGAATGCCTTAGACAAGATGATTGATTGGGCTACTCAGAAAA ATGAAATTCAGACCAGCGAAAGTCCCCCCAGTGGTGCCCCAGACAAGGCTCAGGATGTCCACATCCACTGCATCCTGGACCCTGTGCAGGTGAAGATGTCCCGACCCACGCAGTActcctctttctcctgccaccattTCTCCAACCATCACAGCAGCGGTCTTCCTCGTTGTCTtcgtcgccgccgccgccaccgccgccaccGCCGTTGTCGCTGTCGCTGCCGCAACCACCAGCAGCGGCCGCAGAACTACAGAAAAATCCCCTATAGCCGTTCAGTCTTCTGTAACCCACGTCGCAGCCAAAAGATGTCACAACTACACCGAGCGCCCTTCTTTGATCAGGAGGACCCGGATTCCTACCTGGAGGAAGAGGACAACCTGCCCTTCCCGTATCCCAAGTACCCACGTGGCAGCTGGGGTGGGTTTTATCAGAGAGCGGGCCTGCCCTCCAATGTAGGGCTGTGGGGCCGCCAGGGTAGTGTCCTGGCCAGTCTGCCACCACCCTCTATCTACCTGTCACCTGAGCTGCGCTGCATGCCCAAGCGTGTAGAGGCCAAGTCCGAGCTGAGGCTGCAGTCCTATGGGCGCCACGATTCCCAGTCCCGACTGTGGGGCAATGTGGAGGCTGAGCAGTGGGCCTCTTCTCCACCACCTCCCCACCGGCTGCCCCCTAACCCCTCTTGGGTCCCCGCGGGGCACAGTCCTTACCCCTCAGTGGGCTGGATACTGTATGACTCCTGGGATCAGTGGCATCGTGGCATGGAGGGCTTTGAGCGCCCCCCTGCCTTGGTGTCCCGGAACGCCCGGCCTGAGGCCCAGGGCTGCTGGGAGCACCACTCCCCACAGTCCCACCGGCAGAGCCTGCTTGGTCATGCTTACGGCCAGTCCCACCGCAGCCCCCACCCATCCACGGAACCCTTGGGCTACAGCTCCCGGGACCCCCATGAGGTGCGGCGCCGGGCAGCTGACTGGGCTGAGGCTCTGCCCGCCCGGCGTCCTCTGactacctctgcctccctcacGGTGTTGGGCGAGGCCTCCCACCAACGGACCCCAGCTCCAAGCTCAGTGCTGGTCCCCCATTCCTCCCAGCCCCGGCCCAAAGTCCAGGCTGCAGATCCCGCCCCTCCCCCGACCATGTTCGTCCCACTCAGCCGGAATCCAGGGGGCAATGCCAACTACCAGGTATACGACAGTCTGGAGCTGAAGCGGCAGGTGCAGGAGAGCGGAGCCAGGTCCAGCTCACTGCCACCGGCTTCCACCTCCACCTTGAGGCCCTCTCTGCACAGGAGCCAGACGGAGAAACTCAACTGA
- the SPEM2 gene encoding uncharacterized protein SPEM2 isoform X5 produces MWHGLQNALDKMIDWATQKNEIQTSESPPSGAPDKAQDVHIHCILDPVQVKMSRPTQYSSFSCHHFSNHHSSGLPRCLRRRRRHRRHRRCRCRCRNHQQRPQNYRKIPYSRSVFCNPRRSQKMSQLHRAPFFDQEDPDSYLEEEDNLPFPYPKYPRGSWGGFYQRAGLPSNVGLWGRQGSVLASLPPPSIYLSPELRCMPKRVEAKSELRLQSYGRHDSQSRLWGNVEAEQWASSPPPPHRLPPNPSWVPAGHSPYPSVGWILYDSWDQWHRGMEGFERPPALVSRNARPEAQGCWEHHSPQSHRQSLLGHAYGQSHRSPHPSTEPLGYSSRDPHEVRRRAADWAEALPARRPLTTSASLTVLGEASHQRTPAPSSVLVPHSSQPRPKVQAADPAPPPTMFVPLSRNPGGNANYQVYDSLELKRQVQESGARSSSLPPASTSTLRPSLHRSQTEKLN; encoded by the exons ATGTGGCATGGACTCCAGAATGCCTTAGACAAGATGATTGATTGGGCTACTCAGAAAA ATGAAATTCAGACCAGCGAAAGTCCCCCCAGTGGTGCCCCAGACAAGGCTCAGGATGTCCACATCCACTGCATCCTGGACCCTGTGCAGGTGAAGATGTCCCGACCCACGCAGTActcctctttctcctgccaccattTCTCCAACCATCACAGCAGCGGTCTTCCTCGTTGTCTtcgtcgccgccgccgccaccgccgccaccGCCGTTGTCGCTGTCGCTGCCGCAACCACCAGCAGCGGCCGCAGAACTACAGAAAAATCCCCTATAGCCGTTCAGTCTTCTGTAACCCACGTCGCAGCCAAAAGATGTCACAACTACACCGAGCGCCCTTCTTTGATCAGGAGGACCCGGATTCCTACCTGGAGGAAGAGGACAACCTGCCCTTCCCGTATCCCAAGTACCCACGTGGCAGCTGGGGTGGGTTTTATCAGAGAGCGGGCCTGCCCTCCAATGTAGGGCTGTGGGGCCGCCAGGGTAGTGTCCTGGCCAGTCTGCCACCACCCTCTATCTACCTGTCACCTGAGCTGCGCTGCATGCCCAAGCGTGTAGAGGCCAAGTCCGAGCTGAGGCTGCAGTCCTATGGGCGCCACGATTCCCAGTCCCGACTGTGGGGCAATGTGGAGGCTGAGCAGTGGGCCTCTTCTCCACCACCTCCCCACCGGCTGCCCCCTAACCCCTCTTGGGTCCCCGCGGGGCACAGTCCTTACCCCTCAGTGGGCTGGATACTGTATGACTCCTGGGATCAGTGGCATCGTGGCATGGAGGGCTTTGAGCGCCCCCCTGCCTTGGTGTCCCGGAACGCCCGGCCTGAGGCCCAGGGCTGCTGGGAGCACCACTCCCCACAGTCCCACCGGCAGAGCCTGCTTGGTCATGCTTACGGCCAGTCCCACCGCAGCCCCCACCCATCCACGGAACCCTTGGGCTACAGCTCCCGGGACCCCCATGAGGTGCGGCGCCGGGCAGCTGACTGGGCTGAGGCTCTGCCCGCCCGGCGTCCTCTGactacctctgcctccctcacGGTGTTGGGCGAGGCCTCCCACCAACGGACCCCAGCTCCAAGCTCAGTGCTGGTCCCCCATTCCTCCCAGCCCCGGCCCAAAGTCCAGGCTGCAGATCCCGCCCCTCCCCCGACCATGTTCGTCCCACTCAGCCGGAATCCAGGGGGCAATGCCAACTACCAGGTATACGACAGTCTGGAGCTGAAGCGGCAGGTGCAGGAGAGCGGAGCCAGGTCCAGCTCACTGCCACCGGCTTCCACCTCCACCTTGAGGCCCTCTCTGCACAGGAGCCAGACGGAGAAACTCAACTGA
- the SPEM2 gene encoding uncharacterized protein SPEM2 isoform X6 yields MSRPTQYSSFSCHHFSNHHSSGLPRCLRRRRRHRRHRRCRCRCRNHQQRPQNYRKIPYSRSVFCNPRRSQKMSQLHRAPFFDQEDPDSYLEEEDNLPFPYPKYPRGSWGGFYQRAGLPSNVGLWGRQGSVLASLPPPSIYLSPELRCMPKRVEAKSELRLQSYGRHDSQSRLWGNVEAEQWASSPPPPHRLPPNPSWVPAGHSPYPSVGWILYDSWDQWHRGMEGFERPPALVSRNARPEAQGCWEHHSPQSHRQSLLGHAYGQSHRSPHPSTEPLGYSSRDPHEVRRRAADWAEALPARRPLTTSASLTVLGEASHQRTPAPSSVLVPHSSQPRPKVQAADPAPPPTMFVPLSRNPGGNANYQVYDSLELKRQVQESGARSSSLPPASTSTLRPSLHRSQTEKLN; encoded by the coding sequence ATGTCCCGACCCACGCAGTActcctctttctcctgccaccattTCTCCAACCATCACAGCAGCGGTCTTCCTCGTTGTCTtcgtcgccgccgccgccaccgccgccaccGCCGTTGTCGCTGTCGCTGCCGCAACCACCAGCAGCGGCCGCAGAACTACAGAAAAATCCCCTATAGCCGTTCAGTCTTCTGTAACCCACGTCGCAGCCAAAAGATGTCACAACTACACCGAGCGCCCTTCTTTGATCAGGAGGACCCGGATTCCTACCTGGAGGAAGAGGACAACCTGCCCTTCCCGTATCCCAAGTACCCACGTGGCAGCTGGGGTGGGTTTTATCAGAGAGCGGGCCTGCCCTCCAATGTAGGGCTGTGGGGCCGCCAGGGTAGTGTCCTGGCCAGTCTGCCACCACCCTCTATCTACCTGTCACCTGAGCTGCGCTGCATGCCCAAGCGTGTAGAGGCCAAGTCCGAGCTGAGGCTGCAGTCCTATGGGCGCCACGATTCCCAGTCCCGACTGTGGGGCAATGTGGAGGCTGAGCAGTGGGCCTCTTCTCCACCACCTCCCCACCGGCTGCCCCCTAACCCCTCTTGGGTCCCCGCGGGGCACAGTCCTTACCCCTCAGTGGGCTGGATACTGTATGACTCCTGGGATCAGTGGCATCGTGGCATGGAGGGCTTTGAGCGCCCCCCTGCCTTGGTGTCCCGGAACGCCCGGCCTGAGGCCCAGGGCTGCTGGGAGCACCACTCCCCACAGTCCCACCGGCAGAGCCTGCTTGGTCATGCTTACGGCCAGTCCCACCGCAGCCCCCACCCATCCACGGAACCCTTGGGCTACAGCTCCCGGGACCCCCATGAGGTGCGGCGCCGGGCAGCTGACTGGGCTGAGGCTCTGCCCGCCCGGCGTCCTCTGactacctctgcctccctcacGGTGTTGGGCGAGGCCTCCCACCAACGGACCCCAGCTCCAAGCTCAGTGCTGGTCCCCCATTCCTCCCAGCCCCGGCCCAAAGTCCAGGCTGCAGATCCCGCCCCTCCCCCGACCATGTTCGTCCCACTCAGCCGGAATCCAGGGGGCAATGCCAACTACCAGGTATACGACAGTCTGGAGCTGAAGCGGCAGGTGCAGGAGAGCGGAGCCAGGTCCAGCTCACTGCCACCGGCTTCCACCTCCACCTTGAGGCCCTCTCTGCACAGGAGCCAGACGGAGAAACTCAACTGA